In the Pseudolabrys taiwanensis genome, one interval contains:
- a CDS encoding MFS transporter gives MTDQTVVPVSRLLDERGLGSFQITLIIWSLLLVLIDGYDIAAIAFAAPHLVREWGVSPKALGPVLIASLVGILFGSALFGFIGDRYGRKIALIAANLVFGVFTLAAAWSTNLEQMFWLRLLAGFGIGGVIPNVVAINAESAPRRLRATLAIIAVGFVPLGGAIPGFVTASLVPQHGWQIIFQIGGIMPIVLALAAIVGLPESVKYMALHEGHRGRMERLVRSICPGTVVPPNARFVIEDEQQQFSGFNPKYLFGQGLAYITPLLWVLFALNLMGYFFLISWTPTLLTAAKLPPTTAALAGASLQIGGTIGALALCWWLQKHRFMAVAIMFVLAVPVVGYIGFAGLKSQSTLLVATFIAGFLVLGIQSGINVIGALVYPTSLRCNGSGWQLGIGRIGSIAGPLVGALFVGMPVEQLYMWSALPFALGAVVCFVIHQLNVERLEKHPELRDAQ, from the coding sequence ATGACTGATCAAACGGTCGTCCCGGTATCGCGCCTGCTCGACGAGCGCGGCCTGGGCTCGTTCCAGATCACCCTTATCATTTGGTCGCTCTTACTTGTGCTGATCGATGGCTACGATATCGCGGCCATCGCCTTCGCGGCGCCGCATCTGGTGCGGGAATGGGGCGTGTCGCCCAAGGCGCTTGGGCCGGTGCTGATCGCAAGCCTTGTCGGCATCCTCTTCGGCTCGGCTCTGTTCGGCTTCATCGGCGATCGCTACGGCCGCAAGATCGCGCTCATCGCCGCCAATCTCGTGTTCGGCGTCTTCACACTCGCAGCGGCGTGGTCGACCAACCTCGAGCAGATGTTCTGGTTGCGGCTGTTGGCGGGCTTCGGCATCGGCGGCGTCATCCCCAACGTCGTCGCCATCAATGCCGAAAGCGCGCCACGCCGCCTGCGCGCGACGCTCGCCATTATCGCCGTCGGCTTCGTGCCGCTCGGCGGCGCCATACCCGGCTTCGTCACGGCCTCGCTCGTGCCGCAACACGGCTGGCAGATCATCTTCCAGATCGGCGGCATCATGCCGATCGTGCTCGCCCTCGCGGCGATCGTCGGCCTGCCGGAGTCGGTCAAATACATGGCGCTGCATGAGGGCCATCGCGGCCGGATGGAGCGGCTCGTGAGGTCGATCTGCCCCGGCACGGTGGTGCCTCCCAACGCGCGCTTCGTCATCGAGGATGAGCAGCAGCAGTTTTCGGGCTTCAATCCAAAATATCTGTTCGGGCAGGGGCTCGCTTACATCACGCCGCTGCTCTGGGTTTTGTTCGCGCTCAATCTGATGGGCTATTTCTTCCTCATCAGTTGGACGCCAACCTTGCTCACCGCCGCCAAGCTGCCGCCGACGACGGCGGCGCTCGCCGGCGCCAGCCTGCAGATCGGGGGCACCATCGGCGCGCTGGCGCTTTGCTGGTGGCTGCAGAAGCACCGCTTCATGGCGGTCGCGATCATGTTTGTGTTGGCGGTGCCGGTGGTCGGCTATATCGGTTTTGCCGGTCTCAAGTCGCAGTCGACGCTGCTCGTCGCGACGTTCATCGCGGGCTTCCTCGTGCTCGGCATCCAGTCCGGCATCAACGTCATCGGCGCACTCGTCTATCCGACTTCGCTGCGCTGTAACGGGTCGGGCTGGCAACTCGGCATCGGCCGCATCGGCTCGATTGCCGGCCCGCTCGTCGGCGCGTTGTTCGTC